From one Rhodovulum sp. ES.010 genomic stretch:
- the aroC gene encoding chorismate synthase, whose amino-acid sequence MSLNTFGHLFRVTTWGESHGPALGATVDGCPPGVALDAGALQHWLDRRKPGQSKFTTQRREADAVEILSGVFEGQTTGTPIQLMIRNTDQRSKDYGDIAEKFRPGHADITYWQKYGIRDHRGGGRSSARETAARVAAGGVARAALAALAPGVTITGYMVQMGPHAIDRDRFDWAEIGSNPFWVPDAQAAADWADYLDTLRKAGNSVGAVIEVAAQGVPPGLGAPVYGKLDTDLAAAMMSINAVKGVEIGEGMAAAALTGSANADEIFMGEDGRPAYSSNHAGGILGGISTGQEIVLRFAVKPTSSILTPRRTITKSGEPAEIVTKGRHDPCVGIRAVPVGEAMMACVLLDHLLLHRGQVGENRGKIG is encoded by the coding sequence ATGAGCCTCAACACGTTCGGCCACCTGTTCCGGGTCACCACCTGGGGCGAAAGCCACGGCCCCGCGCTGGGGGCCACGGTGGACGGCTGCCCGCCGGGCGTCGCGCTGGACGCGGGCGCGCTGCAACACTGGCTCGACCGCCGGAAGCCGGGGCAGTCCAAGTTCACCACCCAGCGGCGCGAGGCCGACGCGGTCGAAATCCTGTCGGGCGTGTTCGAGGGACAGACCACCGGCACGCCGATCCAGCTGATGATCCGCAACACCGACCAGCGGTCCAAGGATTACGGCGACATCGCCGAGAAATTCCGCCCCGGCCATGCCGACATCACCTACTGGCAGAAATACGGCATCCGCGACCATCGCGGCGGCGGCCGGTCATCGGCGCGCGAGACGGCGGCGCGGGTGGCCGCGGGCGGCGTGGCGCGGGCGGCGCTGGCGGCGCTTGCGCCCGGGGTCACGATCACCGGCTACATGGTGCAGATGGGGCCGCACGCCATCGACCGCGACCGCTTCGATTGGGCCGAAATCGGGTCGAATCCGTTCTGGGTCCCGGATGCGCAGGCCGCCGCCGACTGGGCCGATTATCTCGACACGCTCCGCAAGGCGGGCAACTCGGTCGGGGCGGTGATCGAGGTCGCGGCCCAGGGCGTGCCCCCCGGCCTCGGCGCGCCGGTCTACGGCAAGCTCGACACCGATCTGGCGGCTGCGATGATGAGCATCAACGCGGTGAAGGGCGTCGAGATCGGCGAGGGCATGGCCGCGGCCGCGCTCACCGGCAGCGCGAATGCCGACGAGATATTCATGGGCGAGGATGGCCGCCCGGCCTATTCCTCGAACCATGCCGGCGGCATCCTCGGCGGCATCTCGACCGGCCAGGAGATCGTGCTGCGCTTCGCGGTCAAGCCGACCTCCTCGATCCTGACGCCGCGCCGGACGATCACGAAGTCGGGCGAACCGGCCGAAATCGTCACCAAGGGCCGCCACGACCCCTGCGTCGGCATCCGCGCGGTGCCGGTCGGCGAGGCGATGATGGCCTGCGTCCTGCTCGACCACCTGCTGCTGCACCGCGGCCAGGTGGGCGAAAACCGCGGGAAGATCGGCTAA
- a CDS encoding histone deacetylase family protein — protein MTTALISHSASLGHVTPPGHPERVARIEAVNEALTAPEFTLLVREEAPLAGDADVLRGHGRGYLDAVKAAIPASGWAQLDPDTYLSPGSLEAILRGLGANLHAVDMLQAGEVRNAFCAIRPPGHHAEATRAMGFCLFSNAAIAAKHALDHHGLTRVAVVDFDVHHGNGTQDILWDEPRALFVSSHQMPLWPFTGAPEERGAHDNVLNVPLPPHADGARFRAEIERQVLPRLDAFAPDLVLVSAGFDAHRADPLAQLDLGVEDFAWVTERLCDIADAHCGGRMVSTLEGGYDLDALGACVAAHVRVLMERGA, from the coding sequence ATGACCACGGCGCTGATCTCTCATTCGGCGAGCCTCGGCCATGTCACCCCGCCGGGGCATCCCGAGCGGGTGGCCCGGATCGAGGCGGTGAACGAGGCGCTGACCGCGCCCGAGTTCACGCTGCTGGTGCGCGAAGAGGCGCCTTTGGCCGGCGACGCGGACGTGCTGCGCGGCCACGGCCGGGGCTATCTCGACGCGGTGAAGGCGGCGATCCCGGCCTCGGGCTGGGCGCAGCTCGACCCCGATACCTACCTTTCGCCGGGCTCGCTGGAGGCGATCCTGCGCGGGCTGGGCGCCAATCTGCACGCCGTCGACATGTTGCAGGCGGGGGAGGTGCGAAACGCCTTTTGCGCGATCCGCCCGCCCGGCCACCACGCCGAGGCGACCCGCGCGATGGGGTTCTGCCTGTTTTCCAATGCCGCGATCGCGGCGAAACATGCGCTGGACCACCACGGGCTGACCCGCGTCGCGGTGGTGGATTTCGACGTGCATCACGGCAACGGCACCCAGGACATCCTGTGGGACGAGCCGCGCGCGCTGTTCGTGTCGAGCCACCAGATGCCGCTTTGGCCGTTCACCGGCGCGCCGGAAGAACGCGGCGCCCATGACAACGTGCTGAACGTGCCGTTGCCGCCCCATGCCGACGGGGCCCGGTTTCGCGCTGAAATCGAACGACAGGTGCTGCCCCGGCTCGACGCGTTCGCGCCGGACCTTGTCCTGGTGTCGGCCGGGTTCGATGCGCACCGCGCCGACCCGCTGGCGCAGCTCGACCTGGGCGTGGAGGATTTCGCCTGGGTGACCGAACGGCTCTGCGACATCGCGGACGCGCATTGCGGCGGCCGGATGGTCTCGACACTGGAGGGTGGCTATGATCTGGATGCGCTGGGCGCCTGTGTGGCGGCCCATGTGCGGGTGCTGATGGAGCGGGGAGCATGA
- a CDS encoding SDR family oxidoreductase produces the protein MTDTLLSIGHGYSAQALAARLCPGWRVIGTTRDAAKAAALRAAGVEPLVWPGTDLAPALDRATHLLSSVPPGPQGDPVVAELEAQLRAADHLEWVGYLSTTGVYGDHDGGWVDESTPLSPTTSRGQARVAAEAAWAALGLPLHIFRLAGIYGPGRSPLDRVRAGTARRIVKPGQVFSRIHVEDIAQVLAASMARPRPGAVYNVADDEPAPPQDVIAFAARMLGRPLPPETPFEEADLSPMARSFYAESKRVANNRIKAELGVHLRHPDYRTGLAAEVETERDARRKA, from the coding sequence ATGACAGACACTCTTCTTTCCATAGGTCACGGCTATTCCGCGCAGGCGCTGGCCGCCAGGCTCTGCCCCGGCTGGCGGGTCATCGGCACCACGCGCGACGCGGCAAAGGCCGCGGCCCTCCGCGCCGCGGGGGTGGAGCCGCTGGTCTGGCCCGGCACCGACCTCGCGCCGGCGCTGGACCGCGCGACCCATCTGCTCAGTTCCGTTCCGCCGGGGCCCCAGGGCGACCCGGTCGTGGCGGAACTGGAGGCGCAGTTGCGCGCCGCGGATCACCTGGAATGGGTCGGATATCTCTCCACCACCGGGGTCTATGGCGACCATGACGGCGGCTGGGTGGACGAAAGCACACCGCTTTCCCCCACGACCTCGCGCGGGCAGGCCCGCGTCGCGGCCGAGGCGGCCTGGGCCGCGCTGGGTCTGCCGCTGCACATCTTCCGCTTGGCGGGTATCTACGGCCCTGGCCGCTCGCCGCTGGACCGCGTGCGCGCAGGCACCGCGCGGCGTATCGTCAAGCCGGGCCAGGTCTTTTCCCGCATCCATGTCGAGGACATCGCGCAGGTGCTGGCCGCCTCGATGGCCCGGCCACGGCCGGGCGCGGTCTACAATGTCGCCGATGACGAACCCGCCCCGCCGCAGGACGTGATCGCCTTCGCCGCGCGGATGCTGGGCCGGCCGCTGCCGCCGGAAACCCCCTTCGAAGAGGCCGACCTCAGCCCGATGGCGCGCAGCTTCTATGCCGAGTCCAAGCGGGTGGCGAACAACCGGATCAAGGCGGAACTGGGCGTTCACCTGCGCCACCCGGACTACCGCACCGGGCTCGCCGCCGAAGTCGAGACCGAACGCGACGCCCGCCGCAAGGCCTGA
- a CDS encoding exodeoxyribonuclease VII small subunit: MSDKPVSEMTFEEAMKALEDAVAALEQGDVPLEDSIKLSEHAAELKRHCEKKLKAAEEKVAQITADAEGNATGTTPVEGM, from the coding sequence ATGAGCGACAAGCCGGTGTCCGAGATGACGTTCGAAGAGGCGATGAAGGCGCTGGAGGACGCGGTGGCCGCGCTGGAACAGGGCGACGTGCCGCTGGAGGACTCGATCAAGCTGTCGGAACACGCGGCGGAGCTGAAACGGCACTGCGAGAAGAAACTGAAGGCCGCCGAGGAAAAGGTCGCCCAGATCACGGCCGATGCCGAGGGCAACGCCACGGGCACCACCCCCGTCGAGGGGATGTGA
- the dxs gene encoding 1-deoxy-D-xylulose-5-phosphate synthase, translated as MTDRPQTPLLDRVSSPTDLKALSDTELKQLATELRQETVSAVSETGGHLGAGLGVVELTVALHAVFDTPRDRLIWDVSHQCYPHKILTGRRDRIRTLRQKDGLSGFCKMKESEYDAFGAGHSSTSISSALGYAVARDLGTAPEAGVGDAIAVIGDGALSAGMAYEALNHAGHLGTRMIVILNDNEMSIAPPVGAMSNYLNRLYTGAPFQEFKSIAKGAVNFLPAPFQEGAKRAKDLIKHVTVGGTLFEELGFSYVGPVDGHDLDQLLPILRTVKARATGPMLIHAITKKGKGYGPAENAPDCGHGVAKFDIATGEQKKTPANAPSYTKVFANALIAEARADRKVCAVTAAMPDGTGLNLFAERFPERCFDVGIAEQHGVTFSAGLAAGGQKPFCAIYSTFLQRGYDQIVHDVAIQRLPVRFAIDRAGLVGADGPTHAGAFDTAFLANLPGFVVMAAADEAELVHMVATAVAHDEGPIAFRFPRGEGVGVDLPEKGVPLEIGKGRIVQEGERVALLNFGARLKEVREAAQALEARGITPTIADARFAKPLDEEMILGLARDHAALITIEEGAVGGFGSHVAQLLAENGVFDAGLTYRSMVLPDIFIDQASPADMYAVAGLNAPEIEAKVVEVLGAADRMAKRA; from the coding sequence TTGACCGACCGCCCGCAGACACCGCTGCTCGACCGCGTTTCCAGCCCGACCGACCTCAAAGCCCTGTCGGATACCGAACTGAAGCAACTCGCCACCGAGCTGCGGCAGGAAACGGTTTCCGCGGTCTCCGAAACCGGCGGCCACCTGGGCGCGGGGCTGGGCGTGGTGGAGCTGACGGTGGCGTTGCACGCCGTGTTCGACACGCCGCGCGACCGGCTGATCTGGGACGTCAGCCACCAGTGCTACCCGCACAAGATCCTGACCGGGCGGCGCGACCGCATCCGCACGCTTCGGCAGAAGGACGGGCTGTCGGGCTTCTGCAAGATGAAGGAAAGCGAGTACGACGCCTTCGGGGCGGGGCATTCGTCCACCTCCATTTCCTCGGCGCTGGGCTACGCCGTCGCGCGCGACCTGGGCACCGCGCCCGAGGCGGGCGTGGGCGACGCGATCGCGGTGATCGGCGACGGCGCGCTGTCGGCGGGGATGGCCTATGAGGCGCTGAACCATGCCGGCCATCTGGGCACCCGGATGATCGTGATCCTGAACGACAACGAGATGTCGATCGCGCCGCCGGTGGGGGCGATGTCGAACTACCTCAACCGGCTTTATACCGGCGCGCCGTTCCAGGAGTTCAAGTCCATCGCCAAGGGCGCCGTGAACTTCCTGCCCGCGCCGTTCCAGGAGGGCGCCAAGCGCGCCAAGGACCTGATCAAGCATGTCACCGTGGGCGGCACGCTGTTCGAGGAGCTGGGGTTTTCCTATGTCGGGCCGGTGGACGGGCACGACCTCGACCAGCTCTTGCCGATCCTGCGCACGGTCAAGGCGCGCGCGACGGGGCCGATGCTGATCCACGCGATCACGAAGAAGGGCAAGGGCTACGGCCCGGCCGAGAACGCGCCCGATTGCGGGCATGGCGTGGCCAAGTTCGACATCGCCACCGGCGAGCAGAAGAAGACGCCGGCCAACGCGCCGAGCTATACCAAGGTCTTCGCCAACGCGCTGATCGCCGAGGCCCGGGCGGATCGCAAGGTCTGCGCGGTGACCGCGGCGATGCCCGACGGGACCGGGCTGAACCTGTTTGCCGAACGGTTCCCCGAGCGGTGTTTCGATGTCGGCATTGCCGAACAGCACGGGGTGACCTTCTCGGCCGGGCTGGCGGCGGGCGGGCAAAAGCCGTTCTGCGCGATCTATTCCACCTTCCTGCAGCGCGGCTATGACCAGATCGTGCATGACGTGGCGATCCAGCGCCTGCCGGTGCGCTTCGCCATCGACCGGGCGGGGCTGGTCGGCGCCGACGGGCCGACCCATGCGGGCGCTTTCGATACCGCGTTCCTGGCGAACCTGCCGGGATTCGTGGTGATGGCCGCCGCCGACGAGGCGGAACTGGTGCACATGGTGGCGACCGCCGTGGCCCATGACGAGGGCCCCATCGCCTTCCGCTTCCCCCGCGGCGAGGGCGTGGGCGTGGACCTGCCCGAGAAGGGCGTGCCGCTGGAAATCGGCAAGGGCCGGATCGTGCAGGAGGGCGAGCGGGTCGCGCTGTTGAACTTCGGCGCGCGGCTGAAGGAGGTGCGCGAGGCCGCGCAGGCGCTGGAGGCCCGCGGCATCACGCCGACGATCGCCGATGCGCGCTTCGCCAAGCCGCTGGACGAGGAGATGATCCTGGGCCTTGCGCGCGACCATGCCGCGCTGATTACCATCGAGGAGGGCGCGGTGGGCGGCTTCGGCAGCCATGTCGCGCAATTGCTCGCCGAGAACGGGGTGTTCGACGCCGGGCTCACCTATCGTTCGATGGTGCTGCCCGACATCTTCATCGACCAGGCGAGCCCGGCGGACATGTATGCGGTGGCCGGGCTCAACGCGCCGGAGATCGAGGCGAAGGTGGTCGAGGTGCTCGGCGCGGCGGATCGCATGGCCAAACGGGCGTAG
- a CDS encoding MarR family winged helix-turn-helix transcriptional regulator yields the protein MAQGASAVTQKSGESLLFLTDEQLRKGIEAMFFAYRGFTADPDRILEEHGYGRAHHRAIHFIHRAPGTTVNNLLGILGVTKQSLNRVLRALIEDGLVESRVGHRDKRERHLYLTETGEALEQQLSDAQRERMRAAYRAAGPTAVAGFRQVLEAMMDPEMRRHFHRLADGGK from the coding sequence ATGGCCCAGGGCGCATCCGCGGTCACGCAGAAGAGCGGCGAGAGTCTGCTGTTCCTGACCGACGAGCAGTTGCGGAAGGGGATCGAGGCGATGTTCTTCGCCTATCGCGGGTTCACCGCCGATCCCGACCGCATCCTGGAAGAGCACGGCTATGGCCGGGCGCATCACCGGGCGATCCATTTCATCCACCGCGCGCCGGGGACGACGGTCAACAACCTGCTGGGCATCCTCGGCGTCACGAAGCAGTCGCTGAACCGGGTGCTGCGCGCGCTGATCGAGGACGGGCTGGTGGAAAGCCGGGTGGGCCACCGCGACAAGCGCGAGCGGCACCTGTACCTGACCGAGACGGGCGAGGCGCTGGAGCAGCAATTGTCGGACGCCCAGCGCGAGCGGATGCGCGCGGCTTACCGTGCGGCGGGGCCGACGGCGGTGGCGGGGTTTCGCCAGGTACTGGAGGCGATGATGGACCCCGAGATGCGGCGGCATTTCCATCGGCTGGCGGATGGCGGCAAATGA
- a CDS encoding AMP nucleosidase gives MPDTAVDLPVESPDVPAAEAFTDAEAAVARLVEIYDAATEFLRARFRETLTGRTPRARFRAVYPEIRFSTATHAQVDSRLSFGHVAEPGTYAATVTRPDLFANYLRQQIGLLVGNHGQPVVIGPSDTPIPVHFAVGGDAGLTVPQEGVLDFPLRDLFDVPDLTTTNDDIVNGLAKPAEGAPRPLAPFTAQRVDYSLARLAHYTATAPEHFQNHVLFTNYQFYVEEFEAFARAALRDPDSGYVALVGPGNAEISGPDDPLPMPAKLPQMPTFHLKRADGQGVTLVNIGVGPSNAKTATDHIAVLRPHAWIMVGHCAGLRNSQRLGDFVLAHGYLRDDHVLDDDLPVWVPIPALAEIQVALEDAVEEITRLEGFDLKRIMRTGTVATIDNRNWELRDQSGPVQRLSQSRAIALDMESATIAANGFRFRVPYGTLLCVSDKPLHGELKLPGMASDFYKTQVSRHLAIGIRAMELLRDMPLERIHSRKLRSFEETAFL, from the coding sequence ATGCCCGATACCGCCGTCGATCTGCCCGTCGAGAGCCCGGATGTGCCCGCAGCCGAGGCGTTTACCGATGCGGAGGCGGCGGTCGCGCGGCTGGTGGAGATCTACGACGCCGCGACCGAATTCCTGCGCGCGCGGTTCCGGGAAACGCTGACCGGCCGCACCCCGCGCGCCCGGTTCCGCGCCGTCTATCCCGAGATCCGGTTTTCCACCGCGACCCATGCGCAGGTGGACAGCCGGCTGAGCTTCGGCCACGTGGCCGAGCCGGGCACCTATGCCGCGACGGTGACCCGGCCCGACCTCTTCGCCAATTACCTGCGCCAGCAGATCGGGCTTCTGGTCGGGAACCACGGCCAGCCGGTGGTGATCGGGCCGTCGGACACGCCGATCCCGGTGCATTTCGCGGTGGGCGGCGATGCCGGTCTGACCGTGCCGCAAGAGGGGGTGCTGGACTTTCCGCTGCGCGATCTCTTCGACGTGCCGGACCTGACCACCACGAACGACGACATCGTCAACGGCCTGGCGAAGCCCGCCGAGGGTGCGCCGCGGCCGCTGGCGCCGTTCACCGCGCAGCGGGTGGACTATTCTCTGGCGCGGCTGGCGCATTACACCGCGACCGCGCCCGAGCATTTCCAGAACCACGTGCTGTTCACCAACTACCAGTTCTATGTCGAGGAGTTCGAAGCCTTCGCCCGGGCCGCGCTGCGCGATCCCGACAGCGGCTATGTCGCGCTGGTCGGCCCCGGCAATGCCGAGATCTCGGGGCCCGACGATCCGCTGCCGATGCCCGCGAAGCTGCCGCAGATGCCGACCTTTCACCTGAAGCGGGCCGACGGTCAGGGCGTGACGCTGGTCAATATCGGCGTGGGGCCGTCCAACGCCAAGACTGCGACCGACCATATCGCGGTGCTGCGCCCGCATGCCTGGATCATGGTCGGCCATTGCGCCGGCTTGCGGAATTCCCAGCGGCTGGGCGATTTCGTGCTGGCCCATGGCTATCTGCGCGATGATCACGTGCTGGACGACGATCTGCCGGTGTGGGTGCCGATCCCGGCGCTGGCCGAGATCCAGGTGGCCCTCGAAGACGCGGTGGAGGAGATCACCCGGCTGGAAGGGTTCGATCTGAAACGGATCATGCGGACCGGCACCGTGGCGACCATCGACAACCGCAACTGGGAGCTGCGCGACCAGTCCGGCCCGGTGCAGCGCCTGTCGCAATCCCGCGCCATCGCGCTGGACATGGAAAGCGCCACGATCGCGGCCAACGGGTTCCGGTTCCGGGTGCCCTACGGCACGCTGCTCTGCGTCTCGGACAAGCCGCTGCATGGCGAATTGAAGCTGCCGGGCATGGCCAGCGACTTCTACAAGACGCAGGTGTCGCGCCATCTGGCGATCGGGATCCGCGCGATGGAACTCCTGCGCGACATGCCGCTGGAACGCATCCACAGCCGGAAACTGCGCAGCTTCGAGGAAACGGCGTTCCTTTAG
- a CDS encoding response regulator — MNGEADLHLLIVDDDARIRELLRKFLVRQGFWVSAARDAAHARKLLAGLEFDLIVLDVMMPGEDGIAFARAFRQHCATPILLLTARGETSDRIAGLEAGADDYLPKPFEPKELLLRINAILRRVPVVTEAIDLPKVLHLGPVRYDVSRGELWQGEERVRLTATEAQLMRIFSACPGEAVSRTRLVEELGRDGGQAQERAVDVQITRLRRKLELDPKQPRYLQTVRGSGYMLAPD; from the coding sequence ATGAACGGCGAGGCCGACCTTCACCTGCTGATCGTGGACGACGACGCGCGCATCCGCGAGCTGCTGCGCAAGTTCCTGGTGCGCCAGGGCTTCTGGGTCAGCGCCGCGCGCGACGCCGCGCATGCGCGCAAGCTGCTGGCGGGGCTGGAGTTCGACCTGATCGTGCTGGACGTGATGATGCCGGGGGAGGACGGCATCGCGTTTGCGCGGGCGTTCCGGCAACACTGCGCCACGCCGATCCTGCTGCTGACGGCGCGGGGCGAGACCTCGGACCGGATCGCGGGGCTGGAGGCGGGGGCCGACGACTACCTGCCCAAACCCTTCGAGCCGAAGGAACTGCTGCTGCGAATCAACGCCATCCTGCGGCGGGTGCCGGTCGTGACCGAGGCGATCGACCTGCCCAAGGTGCTGCATCTCGGCCCGGTGCGCTACGACGTCTCGCGCGGCGAGCTGTGGCAGGGGGAGGAGCGGGTGCGCCTGACCGCGACCGAGGCGCAGCTGATGCGCATCTTCTCGGCCTGTCCCGGCGAGGCGGTCAGCCGCACGCGGCTGGTGGAAGAGCTGGGGCGCGACGGCGGGCAGGCGCAGGAACGCGCGGTGGACGTCCAGATCACCCGGCTGCGGCGCAAGCTGGAACTCGATCCGAAACAGCCACGCTACCTGCAGACGGTGCGCGGCTCGGGCTACATGCTGGCGCCGGATTGA
- a CDS encoding HU family DNA-binding protein, with protein sequence MAKPMTKTQLVAALAEEMGADKKTASTALDAITGIITREVAAGGAVTLPGVGKIYCRERPERMVRNPATGEQFKKEADKVVKVTIAKALKDSVND encoded by the coding sequence ATGGCGAAACCGATGACCAAGACCCAGCTGGTTGCGGCCCTGGCCGAAGAGATGGGGGCCGACAAGAAGACCGCGTCCACCGCGCTGGACGCGATCACCGGAATCATCACCCGCGAGGTGGCGGCCGGCGGTGCCGTGACCCTGCCGGGTGTGGGCAAGATCTACTGCCGCGAACGCCCCGAGCGCATGGTGCGCAACCCCGCCACCGGCGAGCAGTTCAAGAAAGAGGCCGACAAGGTCGTCAAGGTGACCATCGCCAAGGCGCTGAAGGACAGCGTCAACGACTGA
- a CDS encoding polyprenyl synthetase family protein translates to MFQSQLKDAATLIEARLIAALADRADQPVTRAMRYAVSGGKRLRGFLVIEGAALYGVPADDAVHAAAAIEAVHAYSLVHDDMPCMDDDDLRRGQPTVHVKWDEGTALLVGDALQTLAFELVSDPACHPDAGVRIDLVSSLARASGIDGMVLGQAQDIAAESAGRPLTLDEITELQANKTGALIRWSAEAGARLGRAEIAPLSTYASALGLAFQIADDILDVEGEAAKTGKRVQKDAEAGKATFVSLLGLDGAKARARTLVDEACDALAPFGARADILRETARFVIARDT, encoded by the coding sequence ATGTTCCAGTCGCAGCTGAAGGACGCCGCGACGCTGATCGAGGCCCGGCTGATCGCGGCGCTGGCCGACCGGGCCGACCAGCCGGTGACGCGGGCGATGCGCTATGCGGTGTCGGGCGGCAAGCGGCTGCGCGGGTTCCTGGTGATCGAGGGCGCGGCGCTTTACGGGGTGCCGGCGGATGACGCGGTGCATGCGGCGGCGGCCATCGAGGCGGTGCATGCCTACAGCCTCGTGCATGACGACATGCCCTGCATGGACGACGACGACCTGCGCCGGGGCCAGCCCACGGTGCATGTGAAATGGGACGAGGGCACGGCGCTCCTGGTCGGCGACGCGTTGCAGACGCTGGCCTTCGAACTGGTGTCGGACCCCGCCTGCCACCCGGACGCGGGCGTGCGGATCGACCTGGTGTCGTCGCTGGCGCGGGCCAGCGGGATCGACGGGATGGTGCTGGGCCAGGCGCAGGATATCGCCGCCGAAAGCGCCGGGCGGCCGCTGACGCTGGACGAGATCACCGAGTTGCAGGCCAACAAGACCGGCGCGCTGATCCGCTGGTCGGCCGAGGCCGGCGCGCGGCTGGGTCGGGCCGAGATCGCGCCCTTGTCAACCTATGCGAGCGCGCTGGGCCTGGCCTTCCAGATCGCCGACGACATCCTTGATGTGGAAGGCGAGGCCGCCAAGACCGGCAAGCGCGTGCAGAAGGATGCCGAGGCGGGCAAGGCGACCTTCGTGTCGCTTCTGGGTCTCGACGGCGCGAAAGCGCGGGCGCGCACCTTGGTGGACGAGGCCTGCGACGCGCTCGCCCCGTTCGGCGCGCGGGCCGATATCTTGCGGGAGACCGCCCGCTTCGTTATTGCGCGGGACACCTGA
- a CDS encoding DMT family transporter: MDFRALAMGLAFAFIWASAFTSARIIVADAPPLSALALRFLISGCLGVGIALALGQSWRLTRAQWQATALFGIAQNGLYLGLNFVAMQTLEASMAAIIASTMPLLVALFGWIVLGERVRPLGMLGLAIGFAGVAIIMGSRITQGVDLYGLALCIAGVFALTAATLAVRSASSGGNVLMIVGLQMLMGAAALEVAALAAGETWAVTWSWKLIAAFAYTTLFPGLIATLIWFLLVRRVGAVRAATFHFLSPFFGVTIAAILLGERLGPLDVAGVAVIMAGILAVQLSKQTLSAVKTTGR, from the coding sequence ATGGATTTCCGCGCGCTGGCGATGGGGCTGGCCTTCGCCTTCATCTGGGCCTCGGCCTTCACCTCGGCGCGGATCATCGTGGCGGATGCGCCGCCGCTCAGCGCGCTCGCGCTGCGGTTCCTGATTTCCGGGTGCCTGGGCGTGGGGATCGCGCTGGCGCTGGGGCAGAGCTGGCGGCTGACCCGCGCGCAATGGCAGGCGACCGCGCTGTTCGGGATCGCGCAGAACGGTCTCTATCTCGGCCTGAACTTCGTCGCGATGCAGACGCTGGAGGCGTCGATGGCCGCGATCATCGCCTCGACCATGCCGCTGCTGGTCGCGCTGTTCGGCTGGATCGTGCTGGGCGAGCGGGTGCGGCCGCTGGGCATGCTGGGGCTGGCCATCGGGTTCGCGGGTGTCGCGATCATCATGGGCAGCCGGATCACGCAAGGGGTGGACCTCTACGGGCTGGCGCTGTGCATCGCCGGGGTCTTCGCGCTGACCGCCGCCACGCTTGCCGTGCGCAGCGCGTCCTCGGGCGGCAACGTTCTGATGATCGTGGGGCTGCAGATGCTGATGGGCGCGGCGGCGCTGGAGGTCGCGGCCCTGGCCGCCGGCGAGACCTGGGCCGTTACATGGAGCTGGAAGCTGATCGCGGCCTTCGCCTATACCACGCTGTTCCCCGGCCTGATCGCGACGCTGATCTGGTTCCTGCTGGTCCGCCGGGTGGGCGCGGTGCGGGCCGCGACCTTCCACTTTCTCAGCCCGTTCTTCGGGGTGACGATCGCGGCGATCCTGCTGGGCGAACGGCTGGGGCCGCTGGACGTGGCCGGTGTGGCGGTGATCATGGCCGGCATCCTCGCGGTGCAGCTGTCGAAGCAGACGCTCAGCGCCGTCAAAACGACGGGCCGTTGA